The Cherax quadricarinatus isolate ZL_2023a chromosome 85, ASM3850222v1, whole genome shotgun sequence genome segment TTACAACTTCCAGCAGATGTATCAGAAGTATATCTTGTTGTTGGAGATTACCTCTATTACCACTATGGCTGTGATGGATTTGATGATCGGGTAAGAATTGCTAGCATTGGTAGCAGAGGCACTGGTAAATATTGTACCTTGTTGAATCAACAAGAAATCATGACTGTTTAAACAGAAGGTCATTTCACAATGCAGGTACAGTCCTGTATCTCCTTTAATTCCTCTCATCTTCCTTTTTTACATACTGGCACTGCTTTTCTTGTATTCTATTGTCTTACTACCACCAGATAATGATCATCTGTATCAGTCACTATAAAGATGTGCTTCCACAAATATACCTTTTAACCCTTTATTCACAAAtacatattgaagaaaactactTTTattgatcatttcataataatcccaTATAATTAAACAAGAAAACATGAGAGAAGACACCATGagatatctctgtttctgtaaaaGATACCACAAATTATAAATAGGTAAATGCCACACTCCTAAATGATCTACTTCCCTTGTACTGTATTTGTACACGAGTAATTTTTCAATCTCACTGTGAAAGTCTGAAAAATCTTCCAACTCCCTAGTTGGACTCAACTTATCTTTAATAATGTTTATGTACTGCATATCATGTACCAGTAACCTTACCCCCAGGGAAAAGCTTTGGGGGTGTGAAAATGTTACCAGAAATGATTAAACTTAGGCTATATAGTATTATCATAAATCATTTACAGGTTCAAATAAACAGCTGCAATTAATTTTCTTCTGACAAGCATCTTGTCTTTAATACCACAAATTTACAATGAACCAAAATACCTTTGCACCCTTGATACCATGTATCAGCAAAGAATGTTTATCATAGTAATGTAACTGTTTCAGTCAAAATGGACACACTTTTGCAGGAAGCCAGTGACAATACCAATGGTGACTATGCACCAATACTACTTATACAAtataatatttcctttccaaagGGCTTTCCCCACAGGCATGCATATTATGGAAGATACTTAAAATATTCTcaatgggaaagtggaaaagaattcttcctccttaagccatgtgtgtcataagaggtgactcaaatgccaggagcaagtgactggtaaccccttcttctgtatacattaccaaatttaaaaagaaaactgtGATGTAAGTATGTTGTGTGACTGTATGGAAACCTCTGCTATTTTtattatgcatatatacataatgAATTTATGTTAAGAAAGATTAGTTTGGTCATTTCATGCACTGCAGTTAATATCTATGCATAGTGTAATACATATGATAGCTTTACAACATATTTCATGTGGTTCTtcaaccttaaccctttgagggtttcggacgtactagtacgtcttacgcacaggggtttttgacgtactagtacgcataaattctagcgccatcaaatctcgcaggaaaaggctggtaggcctccatatgaaagaatgggtctatgtggtcagtgtgcacagtataaaaaaaatcctgcagcacacagtgcataatgagaaaaaaaaaactttcaccgtttttttggcataaaacagcgactttgcactgtattttcgtatggtatttattgttgtattctagttttcttggtctcattttatagaatggaatgcatatcacagaaattgagatgattttcactggttttacaatgaaaagtaccttgaaattgagctcaaagtagcagaaatgttcgatttttaccaaagttcaaaagtaaacaaatcatgccaagcgtccaatacacgtcaactggtgagtctaacattcttttgcaagtgcgccaatatgatttataccattttttatactaatgcagtagtctgcataacagtaaatcttctatttttcgtgagaataaaaattctaagtggaaagcaaaagaatgtaagaggggccttgagacgtgactaatgaacagaagaaatgtcattttagtgccaggaatgtatttcttgtttgttctggaccctattcggaaattggcattttttgaaatttgtgtgaaattggcaaaattgctaaattctgaccactgtattggatagttggtggtaaatgggtggtttcttgcactcattcaatagaaaaaatgtagttctagcgaaatattcatgttttttgtcgactagtacagaggaattggccgaaaatggggctcaaattgggcaaaatcgccgatgcgtaaacatcgccgagaccgctaacttcgcgagagcataattccgtaagttttccatcaaatctcataattttggtgtaattatgatcgggaaaagattctctatcttttcataagaattttttttttttttttaaatttggccgaccctgagaacgagtttctgagagggcctgtcaaccctcaaagggttaaatagccAGAATATTGATTGTAAGATCAAATTTGTGATCAGTACATCCAAGTTAGCCTAAAACAACCAATTTGGTTTCCGAACAGGATAAAAAGTTGAATTTTATTGGCTAATATTTAAGGATGTTTCTTTAGTTTCTTGAGTTGTAATACACACTACCTTCTCTTGAATCCCCATTACAGTATTCCACCcacattcatgaaaaaaaaaacgatTTGGCAATGGTTATGCCAAtataaataagtcactttgtctgacttttttgggttattctagattctctacacatgctgctatgtatgataatctatgtaactgtatttgtgtataccttaatAAACTAACTTATTGTTGTATCAATTAGCAAGGTCATTTTTAGTATATATAGTCTTTCTTCCTAacttgtattattttttttttaagatctgAGAGCCATTTTGTAGAGTTTTTGGGCATTTTATAGTTCAGTTATTTTTGAGTGTGGAGATCATAGTGCCGCTGCAATTTCTGATTTGGGTGATACATATATGTACAGTAATATTTTTTTAGTATGTCATAATTCATGTACTATTTGAAGGGTCTTGTGAGATTTTTCAGTACAGCTTAGGAGTTTCTTGCCACTACATTTACATGAACTTGTAGTGACGGTCATATACCTACACAGTGGTACcctgacttacgagtttaattcattCTGTGACCAAGcttgtaactcaatttactcgtatatcaaataaattttcctcattgaaattaattgaaatgccattaatccgttccagcagaattcctgACTCTTCAATATAATGCTGAtttcaactctacggcttatttacatatcacaattgatctaatatgacatatgtaataaacaatataaataacatagaaacatgatatatactttagaatgaataaaatgtcatatgaTGAGAGGTGGCAGCCACTTCCGAGGTAAAAATAATTATTGCTCTGACCATGTCTTCCCATTCTTGCCCTTCTGaggtcttattataagagaaaatggagtgtttgtgaggctaactgcactagatcactagtttcatgtggaaaacactgaaacaaaagcGATTTTTCTcgtgtttttctatgatttcGTGTTTTAATTCAATGGTCATCATTCTCTTCTTCTCAGCATTGTCCTTTGCAGTTACTTTCTTAGGAcacatggttagaaaaaagaaatttggcaaaataactgcacaaaaagcACAAAACGCTGGGATGCTGAGCGGATGTTGTGGCCTTTGCTGTGCCAACTAGTGGTGGCATATCTGAAGCTTGCccgtaactcggattttggctcgcaactcaaagcaCAAAATCGACCGAGTGACTGCTCGTAAAtcggaaaactcgtaagttggggcacttgtaagtcaaggtaccactgtataatcaCTTGTGATATTTTCTTTTCAAGCAGAAAATTTCATATATTTCCTATATGTACTTGATAAGACTTGTAAGTGAAGCAAAATAAAAAAGCCTCTGTTTTCTGTTCTCTCTTTTCTGTCACTTACCACCCCAAAGCCATactcctgtatttttttttttttatattaattttatattaattttataggtagtaggttggtagacagcaaccacccagggaggtactaccgtcctgccaagtgagtgtaaaacgaaagcctgtaattgttttacatgatggtaggattgctgatgtcttttgtctgtctcataaatatgcaagattacaggcatgtcttgctacttctacttacacttaggtcacactacacatacatatacgcatttattcatacacactcatctgagttttctttgattttatcttaatagttcttggtcttattaattttccttttatatccatggggaagtggaataagaatctttcctccgtaagccatgcgtgttgtaaaagtcaactaaaatgccgggaacaatgggctagtaaccccttttcctgtaaagattactaaaaagaataagaagaagaaaattgtcaaagtgggaagtctgaatgtgcgtggatgttgtgcagatgataagaaagagatgattgtggatgttatgaatgagaagaagctggatgtcctggctttaagtgaaacaaagctgaagggggtgggagagtttcaatggagaggaataaatgggattaggtcaggggtttcaaatagagttagagctaaagaaggagtagcaataatgttgaaggataagctatggcaggaaaagagggactataaatgtattaattcaaggattatgtggagtaaaataaagattggatgtgaaaagtgggttataataagcgtgtatgcacctggagaagagagaagtgtagaggagagagagagattttgggaaatgttgagtgaatgcgtggggagttttgaatcaagtgtgagagtaatggtggttggggatttcaatgctaaagtgggtaaaaatgttatggagggagtagtaggtaaatttggggtgccaggggtaaatgtaaatggggagcctttaattgagctatgtgtagaaagaaatttggtaataagtaatacatattttatgaaaaagaggataaataaatatacaaggtatgatgtagcacgtaatgaaagtagtttattagattatgtattggtggataaaaggttgatgggtaggctccaggatgtacatgtttatagaggggcaactgatatatcggatcattatttagttgtagctacagttagagtaagaggtagatgggaaaagaggaaggtggcaacaacaagtaagagggaggtgaaagtgtataaactaagggaggaggaagttcgggcgagatataagcgactattggcagaaaggtgggatagtgcaaagatgagtaatgggggggttgaagagggttggaatagttttaaaaatgcagtattagaatgtggggcagaagtttgtggttataggagggtgggtgcaggaggaaagaggagtgattggtggaatgatgaagtaaagggtgtgataaaagagaaaaaggtagcttatgagaggtttttacaaagcagaagtgttataagaagagcagaatatatggagagtaaaagaaaggtaaagagagtggtgagagagtgcaaaaggagagcagatgatagagtgggagaggcactgtcaagaaattttaatgaaaataagaaaaaattttggagtgagttaaacaagttaagaaagccaagggaaaatatggatttgtcagttaaaaacagagtaggggagttagtagatggggagatggaggtattaggtagatggcgagaatattttgaggaacttttaaatgttaaggaagaaacagaggcagtaatttcatgcactggtcagggaggtataccatcttttaggagtgaagaagagcagaatgtaagtgtgggggaggtacgtgaggcattacgtaaaatgaaagggggtaaagcagctggtactgatgggatcatgacagaaatgttaaaagcagggggggatatagtgttggagtggttggtacttttgttcaataaatgtatgaaagaggggaaggtacctagggattggcggagagcatgtatagtccctttatataaagggaaaggggacaaaagagactgtaaaaattatagaggaataagcttactgagtataccaggaaaagtgtacggtagggttataattgaaagaattagaggtaagacagaatgtaggattgcggatgagcaaggaggtttcagagtgggtaggggatgtgtagatcaagtgtttacattgaagcatatatgtgaacagtatttagataaaggtagggaagtttttattgcatttatggatttagaaaaggcatatgatagattggatagaggagcaatgtggcagatgttgcaagtatatggaataggtggtaagttattaaatgctgtaaagagtttttatgaagatagtgaggctcaggttagggtgtgtagaagagagggagactatttcccggtaaaagtaggtcttagacagggatgtgtaatgtcaccatggttgtttaatatatttatagatggggttgttaaggaagtaaatgctagggtgtttgggagaggggtgggattaaattatggggaatcaaattcaaaatgggaattgacacagttactttttgctgatgatactgtgcttatgggagattctaaagaaaaattgcaaaggttagtggatgagtttgggaatgtgtgtaaaggtagaaagttgaaagtgaacatagaaaagagtaaggtgatgagggtgtcaaatgatttagataaagaaaaattggatatcaaattggggaggaggagtatggaagaagtgaatgttttcagatacttgggagttgacgtgtcggcggatggatttatgaaggatgaggttaatcatagaattgatgagggaaaaaaggtgagtggtgcgttgaggtatatgtggagtcaaaaaacgttatctatggaggcaaagaagggaatgtatgaaagtatagtagtaccaacactcttatatgggtgtgaagcttgggtggtaaatgcagcagcgaggagacggttggaggcagtggagatgtcctgtttaagggcaatgtgtggtgtaaatattatgcagaaaattcggagtgtggaaattaggagaaggtgtggagttaataaaagtattagtcagagggcagaagaggggttgttgaggtggtttggtcatttagagagaatggatcaaagtagaatgacatggaaagcatataaatctataggggaaggaaggcggggtaggggtcgtcctcgaaagggttggagagagggggtaaaggaggttttgtgggtaaggggcttggacttccagcaagcgtgcgtgagcgtgttagataggagtgaatggagacgaatggtacttgggacctgacgatctgttggagtgtgagcagggtaatatttagtgaagggattcagggaaaccggttattttcatatagtcggacttgagtcctggaaatgggaagtacaatgcctgcactttaaaggaggggtttgggatattggcagtttggagggatatgttgtgtatctttatatgtgtatgcttctagactgttgtattctgagcacctctgcaaaaacagtgataatgtgcgagtgtggtgaaagtgttgaatgatgatgaaagtattttctttttggggattttctttcttttttgggtcaccctgcctcggtgggagacggccgacttgttgaaaaaaaaaaaaaaaaaaaaaaaaaaaaaaaaaaaaaaaaaaaaaaaaaaaaataaataaaaaaaaaaaaaaaaaaaaaaaaaaataaaaaaaattaattttactgTATGCTATTGGCATCACAAAATTCAGTCATTGAAACCTGTTATATTTTGGTGGATGCAACTTTTGTGATGGGTAAATGTGTCTTCCAGGGCTGGGGCTGTGGATATAGAACACTTATGACTCTGTGTTCGTGGGTTCGAGGGCAGTTACAAAAGTCACAAGGATCTTCGAGCAGTTTACGAGCTGTACCTTCCAATCATCACATACAGGAAATCCTCGTGGAAATTGGAGATAAGGAAGAGAACTTTCTAAACTCGAAACAGTGGATAGGCAGTGTTGAGGTATGCATTATGCTACAATACAAAATTTGAATCGTATTGCTATAAGATACGTACATTTAAAAAAGTTTGTTCATTAAAGATATTCACTTAATTTTGACTTGCCATATATCATATAGTACCATACTGTTGAGTATTTTCATATTTATTATATAGATAATGTGCAGTATTTTGTCTAGTTGGAAACAAAAGTAGTATATTTATTATGAATGTAAATTGATGAATAATTTTGTTACAGGTTTGCCATGTATTAGACACTATTTATAATGTTCAGTGCAAAATTATTCATACAAGGCGTGGTAAAGATTTGTGTGAACATATAGATACTTTATGTGATCACTTCAAGACCAGAGGATCCCCAGTCATGATGGGTGGAGATACTGATGTGTCATCTAAAGGCATTGTAGGAGTATGTAAGGGCTCAACTGATAATTACCTTCTTGTTGTGGTGAGTATAATcctctattattatttatattcatTTACTTTAGAAAATATTTAGCAAAGAATTCTCTTCTTTATGAATGTCATTTCTAATCATTATACAGGATGTATTTTATTTTATAATACTTTTTCAATTTATTGTTTCTTACAAAGAGACAAAATAACAAATAATCCGTACTTTGAAGAGGACACTTTTGATGATGTTTCAGTCAGTTTTGGACCATTGTTGTCACAACTAAACAATTTGACAGTGGTTCAGGATTGATTGAAACATCATCATAAATTTTCTTTCCTAATTTTGTGTCATTCATAACACTTCAACCAGGGAGAACCTTTATTTTATGACATTACTCCCACAGTGTTACtttaaagccccactgtgggtgactGTGGTCACATATTCTCCCTGTTTAAGGTGTCTTTGAATTACGAGGGAGAACATAAGTTAGGAACTGTCTAATAGATATATCAGGTTGAAACTATCCAGTTTCTTATCTTCCAAGTTGTATTCTTTATTGAGATGGAGGCAGACTGAGAAAAACTTGTATTATTTTTTATTGACCTCAGATGTTAGCATTGGTGAGTGTGTATGGGTGTATTAAAAGGACTGGATGACATTATAGATGAAACCTCTTTGTAAATCATACATCTTCCTGCATTTTTTTAGCAGTCTTAATGAATGCCTCTTTTACTTAGTGATTAAGTGTTTTTTCTTAATTAATAGATCTGAAACATTTAACTAGTTTATCTAATTTGTAAggttcttttaaccctttgactgtcgcaggtccctttctgaaactgtcattctatatcgataaatatttggaaaaaaaaaaaattattttttcttgtgaaatgatagagaatcttttcccgatggtaatgacaccaaaagtacgaaatttggttgaaaactcacggaattacgctcccacaaagttagtggtctcggcgacatatacgcatcggtgatttcgccgactttgagccctgtttctGGCCAATTcagttgttccagttgaccaaactcatagctatttctttagaactccattttttctatgagttgagtacaagaaaccgcccatttaccgatttgaactacccaataaagtggtcagaaattggcaatttagccaatttcactcaaattaaaaaagatgccaatttcaaaatagggtccagaataaacaatgtagacattcttggcactaaaataacatatcct includes the following:
- the LOC128703153 gene encoding ufm1-specific protease 1 is translated as MGGGHDYVCDLLPNIHSGLQLPADVSEVYLVVGDYLYYHYGCDGFDDRGWGCGYRTLMTLCSWVRGQLQKSQGSSSSLRAVPSNHHIQEILVEIGDKEENFLNSKQWIGSVEVCHVLDTIYNVQCKIIHTRRGKDLCEHIDTLCDHFKTRGSPVMMGGDTDVSSKGIVGVCKGSTDNYLLVVDPHFWGEATDAAALQSSEWVKWQPLTDFNESSFYNMCLPQFTARELLDK